A single genomic interval of Spinacia oleracea cultivar Varoflay chromosome 6, BTI_SOV_V1, whole genome shotgun sequence harbors:
- the LOC110799701 gene encoding thiosulfate sulfurtransferase 16, chloroplastic isoform X1 → MTSSISSSSSSIEHTLLRPQKFGDQLINGVSSVSVKKSCLVSIRCRFNLPYRNSGYSSRSRRAGVSSNAEVVSTGTPISVPVRVAHELVLAGHNYLDVRTPEEFTAGRAPGAVNIPYMLRLGSGMTKNPNFLQQVSSLFDKEDEILVGCQSGKRSLMAANDLQSAGYTGIVDIAGGYSAWTQSELTTEV, encoded by the exons atgacatcATCCatttcatcttcttcctcatcaATTGAACACACACTTTTACGACCTCAGAAGTTTGGTGATCAGCTCATCAATGGCGTATCATCTGTATCTGTGAAGAAGAGTTGTTTGGTCTCCATACGGTGTCGTTTTAATCTCCCCTATAGAAATTCTGGTTATAG TAGTAGGTCAAGAAGGGCTGGGGTGAGTAGCAATGCAGAGGTAGTGAGTACAGGAACACCAATATCTGTACCGGTTCGTGTAGCTCATGAACTTGTTCTAGCGGGCCACAACTACTTGGATGTCCG GACTCCGGAAGAGTTCACTGCTGGGCGTGCACCCGGGGCTGTAAACATCCCTTACATGTTACGACTTGGTTCAG GGATGACAAAGAACCCCAATTTCCTACAACAAGTGTCATCACTATTTGACAAAGAGGATGAAATCCTTGTT GGCTGCCAAAGTGGAAAGAGATCACTTATGGCTGCTAATGACCTTCAATCCGCG GGTTACACGGGCATTGTCGACATCGCTGGTGGTTATTCTGCTTGGACCCAAAGTGAACTCACAACCGAAGTTTAA
- the LOC110799699 gene encoding bifunctional nuclease 2 → MMLRAQLCARSFGILGFAPSSSSDQSNILTHSFVFPDSCRFSLQFLTLSNPRKFNKSAFISCKNHSHGKFHPKSHHHQPDDEYVEASLLISETVKHHHLRKQGFQEDVRNFAPQSPPFSTQLKDRGNNVKSIGLSILRRFRHPTIFLKISCQGDFLLPIVVGELAVEKLIDSLNEDEHGDYSNQFQFVRNLVVGLENEVRMVKITERVVNTYFASVYLGKVGERETFSIDARPSDAINVAQRCKAPIYVNKQIVLTDAIRISYGTGRVRDTKPIYDVLLDSPIDGPDLLVEEFNLVQNMKLAVQEERYKDAAMWRDRLVKICNSGIQTPQPKDWHETPIPELP, encoded by the exons ATGATGCTCAGAGCTCAGCTTTGTGCTCGTAGTTTCGGAATTCTAGGGTTTGCTCCTTCATCTTCTTCAGATCAATCAAACATTCTTACTCATTCCTTTGTTTTCCCTGATTCTTGTCGATTTTCATTACAATTTTTAACCCTTTCTAACCCGAGAAAATTTAATAAATCCGCTTTTATTTCTTGTAAAAATCACTCTCATGGTAAATTTCATCCCAAATCACATCATCATCAACCCGATGATGAATATGTCGAAGCTTCCCTCTTAATTTCAG AGACTGTGAAGCATCACCATTTGCGAAAGCAAGGATTTCAAGAGGACGTGAGAAACTTTGCTCCGCAGTCTCCTCCTTTCTCTACTCAATTGAAGGATCGTGGAAACAATGTCAAATCCATAGGATTAAGCATTCTTCGTCGTTTTCGGCATCCCACTATTTTCCTTAAGATATCTTGTCAAGGGGATTTTTTGCTTCCCATTGTTGTAG GAGAGTTGGCTGTTGAGAAACTTATTGATTCCTTAAATGAGGACGAACATGGG GATTACTCAAATCAGTTCCAATTTGTGAGAAATCTTGTGGTAGGACTTGAAAATGAG GTACGGATGGTGAAAATTACTGAAAGGGTGGTCAACACATATTTTGCCAGCGTATATTTAGGCAAA GTAGGAGAGAGGGAAACTTTTAGTATCGATGCACGACCATCAGATGCTATCAACGTAGCGCAAAGATGTAAG GCTCCAATTTATGTAAATAAGCAAATTGTCCTTACAGATGCTATCAGAATTAGTTATGGGACAGGCAGAGTTCGTGATACAAAACCTATttatgatgttttattggacAG CCCCATTGACGGTCCAGATTTGCTGGTTGAAGAATTTAATCTTGTACAAAATATGAAGTTAGCAGTACAAGAAGAAAGGTACAAAGACGCAG CAATGTGGAGGGACAGACTTGTGAAAATTTGCAATTCTGGGATTCAAACACCACAGCCAAAAGATTGGCACGAGACACCAATCCCCGAACTGCCTTAA
- the LOC110799701 gene encoding thiosulfate sulfurtransferase 16, chloroplastic isoform X2: MTSSISSSSSSIEHTLLRPQKFGDQLINGVSSVSVKKSCLVSIRCRFNLPYRNSGYSRSRRAGVSSNAEVVSTGTPISVPVRVAHELVLAGHNYLDVRTPEEFTAGRAPGAVNIPYMLRLGSGMTKNPNFLQQVSSLFDKEDEILVGCQSGKRSLMAANDLQSAGYTGIVDIAGGYSAWTQSELTTEV; this comes from the exons atgacatcATCCatttcatcttcttcctcatcaATTGAACACACACTTTTACGACCTCAGAAGTTTGGTGATCAGCTCATCAATGGCGTATCATCTGTATCTGTGAAGAAGAGTTGTTTGGTCTCCATACGGTGTCGTTTTAATCTCCCCTATAGAAATTCTGGTTATAG TAGGTCAAGAAGGGCTGGGGTGAGTAGCAATGCAGAGGTAGTGAGTACAGGAACACCAATATCTGTACCGGTTCGTGTAGCTCATGAACTTGTTCTAGCGGGCCACAACTACTTGGATGTCCG GACTCCGGAAGAGTTCACTGCTGGGCGTGCACCCGGGGCTGTAAACATCCCTTACATGTTACGACTTGGTTCAG GGATGACAAAGAACCCCAATTTCCTACAACAAGTGTCATCACTATTTGACAAAGAGGATGAAATCCTTGTT GGCTGCCAAAGTGGAAAGAGATCACTTATGGCTGCTAATGACCTTCAATCCGCG GGTTACACGGGCATTGTCGACATCGCTGGTGGTTATTCTGCTTGGACCCAAAGTGAACTCACAACCGAAGTTTAA
- the LOC110799700 gene encoding ankyrin repeat domain-containing protein, chloroplastic → MSHIPAAAVVGAATPNPSLRIFHYPNTVSLLPPSFLSPPSSIIPSCLYSLKALRSLSSSAFPSHSQNFQFATSNFNELGEGVDEFEEEEEQVIGDCLIFEDGVFEDPFIEQELNSQISSVSKTTQKPKSRQKQEEIIEPQNLIPEEWNQVVDEINLTKKERRKMAQELEFGQKIVKRKMINVNMQEYLRLKNEKLSQLNPVVLDNPPAFRAKDEGNGDSDEDEDDDDDDDDDVNNRREYVSSRVEPKNPRWAVYGRGLDDITDFFNSGSYESSDNKSDGRQNQMLFTKEEKYLMNAKKPKLAAATSQKWLPLHTLAASGEFYLLNTLLKYDVDINAADQDGLTALHKAIICKKQAIINFLLRESVDPVVRDKDGATLMHYAVRAASSQTIKTLLLHNIDINLQDNDGWTPLHLAVQARRTDVVRLLLMKGADKTLKNKDNLAPLELCLYSGIDTNTFLLIKLLKQLPRQHR, encoded by the exons ATGTCACATATACCAGCAGCAGCTGTAGTTGGAGCAGCAACACCAAATCCATCACTCCGCATTTTCCATTATCCAAACACAGTATCTCTCCTTCCaccttcctttctctctcctccttcctccatAATACCTTCCTGCCTCTACTCTCTTAAAGCCCTccgctctctctcctcctctgcTTTTCCTTCTCATTCCCAAAACTTTCAATTCGCAACCTCGAATTTCAACGAACTAGGTGAAGGTGTAGATGAATTTgaagaggaagaagaacaaGTTATTGGGGATTGTTTAATTTTTGAAGATGGGGTTTTCGAGGACCCATTTATTGAACAAGAATTAAACTCACAGATTTCATCAGTTTCTAAAACTACCCAGAAACCTAAATCCAGGCAAAAACAAGAGGAAATCATTGAACCCCAGAATTTAATCCCGGAAGAATGGAACCAAGTTGTAGACGAAATCAATTTGACGAAGAAAGAAAGGCGAAAAATGGCGCAGGAATTGGAGTTTGGGCAGAAGATTGTGAAGAGGAAGATGATAAATGTGAATATGCAGGAGTATTTGAGGTTGAAAAATGAGAAATTGTCTCAATTGAATCCTGTTGTTCTTGATAACCCACCTGCGTTTCGTGCCAAAGATGAGGGAAATGGTGATAgtgatgaggatgaggatgatgatgatgatgatgatgatgatgtaaaTAATAGGAGAGAGTATGTAAGTTCGAGGGTTGAACCTAAGAATCCGAGATGGGCTGTTTATGGCCGTGGATTGGATGATATTACAGACTTCTTCAACAGTGGGAGTTATGAGTCCAGTGATAATAAATCTGATG GACGTCAAAATCAAATGTTGTTTACAAAGGAAGAGAAGTACCTGATGAATGCTAAAAAACCGAAACTTGCAGCTGCTACCTCA CAAAAATGGCTGCCTTTGCATACTCTTGCTGCATCAGGAGAATTTTACCTTTTGAACACTTTGTTAAAATATGATGTTGATATCAATGCTGCTGATCAG GATGGCTTAACTGCTCTTCATAAAGCAATAATTTGCAAAAAGCAGGCTATTATAAACTTTTTACTGAGAGAGTCAGTTGATCCTGTTGTTCGTGATAAG GATGGGGCAACTTTGATGCATTATGCTGTCCGAGCCGCATCAAGTCAGACTATTAAAACACTGTTGCTGCACAACATCGACATCAACCTCCAAGACAAT GACGGGTGGACTCCATTGCATCTTGCTGTTCAAGCACGAAGAACAGATGTTGTGAGGCTTCTCTTAATGAAAGGAGCAGATAAGACATTGAAGAACAAG GACAATCTGGCTCCTTTGGAACTTTGCCTTTATTCTGGTATAGACACAAATACGTTTTTGCTGATCAAGCTATTGAAACAGCTACCTAGGCAACATCGTTGA
- the LOC110799701 gene encoding rhodanese-like domain-containing protein 15, chloroplastic isoform X3 encodes MTSSISSSSSSIEHTLLRPQKFGDQLINGVSSVSVKKSCLVSIRCRFNLPYRNSGYSSRSRRAGVSSNAEVVSTGTPISVPVRVAHELVLAGHNYLDVRTPEEFTAGRAPGAVNIPYMLRLGSGMTKNPNFLQQVSSLFDKEDEILVWKEITYGC; translated from the exons atgacatcATCCatttcatcttcttcctcatcaATTGAACACACACTTTTACGACCTCAGAAGTTTGGTGATCAGCTCATCAATGGCGTATCATCTGTATCTGTGAAGAAGAGTTGTTTGGTCTCCATACGGTGTCGTTTTAATCTCCCCTATAGAAATTCTGGTTATAG TAGTAGGTCAAGAAGGGCTGGGGTGAGTAGCAATGCAGAGGTAGTGAGTACAGGAACACCAATATCTGTACCGGTTCGTGTAGCTCATGAACTTGTTCTAGCGGGCCACAACTACTTGGATGTCCG GACTCCGGAAGAGTTCACTGCTGGGCGTGCACCCGGGGCTGTAAACATCCCTTACATGTTACGACTTGGTTCAG GGATGACAAAGAACCCCAATTTCCTACAACAAGTGTCATCACTATTTGACAAAGAGGATGAAATCCTTGTT TGGAAAGAGATCACTTATGGCTGCTAA